Proteins encoded within one genomic window of Rhododendron vialii isolate Sample 1 chromosome 1a, ASM3025357v1:
- the LOC131304216 gene encoding piezo-type mechanosensitive ion channel homolog isoform X7, whose protein sequence is MKPGFIHAVYIIFFLVYLLSHNISKKIRQSLVLLCEAHFAILYILQLNLVLDFLEREGSLSMEIITQLGLLERDSSWDFLEMALLACLCAVHNHGSEMLFSFSAIVEHAPFLPVGFGILKAGLNKSVLLSVYASPAIRDSHSDSSYERKIASYLSAIGQKFLSVYRSFGTYIAFLTILVTVYLVRPNYVSFGYIFLLLFWITGRQLVEKTKRRLWCPLKAYAIVVFIFIYILSIFPSFEKWLSGKINLSDLGYDTEASLWENVWESLAIMIVMQLYSYERRQSRYTSMDYPDPLQYGVIGFIKRLLIWHSQKILFVALFYAALSPISAFGFIYLLGIVICSNLPKVSRFPSKSFLIFTGFLVVTEYLFQMFGKQAKMFPDQKHYYVSLLLGFRVFELGFWGLEAGLRGKVLVIAACTLQYNVFHWLEKVPSTVRNSETWEEPCPLFIAEEDTLPVVSISNGEAGILPDSSALSANRRGATSNSWPSFNSGSSDAGVSHDSNTRKYSFGNIWGSSMESHKWNKKRIHALKKERFETQVATLKIYLKYWMENTFNLFGLEINMIALLLASFALLNVASMVYIASLFACILLDRRIIRKFWPLFVFLFASILILEYFALWKTVVQLEQDSPNEPNVCCHDCWKSSILYFNYCTNCWLGLTVDDPRVLISYFVVFMLACFKLRADHISGFSLSFTYRQVKSQQKNAFVWRDLSFETKSMWTSLDYLRLYCYCHLLDLVLALILVTGTLEYDILHLGYLAFALVFFRIRLQILKKKNNIFKFLRVYNFVVIVLSLAYQSPFLGGFNDEKCGTIDYIYEVIGFYKYDYGFRITSRSAIVEIIIFVLVSLQSYMFASREFDYVFRYLEAEQIGAIVREQEKQAAWKKAQLQHIRESEEKKCQRNLQVEKMKSEMLNLQIQLNGINSTATWGDTSPNSEGLRRRGSISLYFSRDEQTRGKKEDILTKEELNKDADMVFPLELHESPKSVKTESPGTVESRNHLVESPHCEIIELEEDTADIGSINPEIEIKRKGHAKDNPIISAVQLLGDGVSQVQSYGNQAVTNLVSFLNIAEDESDTNEHSLGEDGVHDDKGNQERRQSLDRSSSLQSDKSRSMSDAASLQIGRIFHHIWSQMRSNNDVVCYCSFVLVFLWNFSLLSMAYLAALFLYALCVNTGPSYIFWVIMLIYTELYILLQYLYQVIIQHCGAEIQSILLNELGFPRNKITTSFVINTLPLFLVYLFTLLQSSITAKDGEWISTMEYDFGRRRVHFQQEALLGTNWSERAWKLLELVGNLAKVIVSSFSVYWRSLTQGAESPPYFVQLSLDVHLWPEDGIQPERIESAVNQILRIVHDERCKEKDPNVCHSSSRVHVQSIERSTESSNVALAVFEVVYASPLEECKPVEWYKSLTPAADVAKEILHAQRAGMVEEVGFPYPIVSVIGGGKRELDLYAYIFGADLVVFFLVAIFYQSVIENKSEFLEVYQLEDQFPKEFVFVLMVIFFLIVLDRIIYLCSFATGKVIFYLFNLIIFTYSVTEYAWNMQPSHRQAGGLALRAIYLTKSVSLALQAIQIKYGVPHKSTLYRQFLTSEVSRVNYLGYRLYRALPFLYELRCVLDWSCTTTSLTMYDWLKLEDINASLYLVKCDAILNRARHKQGEKQSKMTKFCSGICLFFVLICIIWAPMLMYSSGNPTNIANPIKDASVQLDIKTAGGRLTLFQTTLCEKISWDTLNKVANLDPHGYLALYDKSDIQLICCQPDASTSWLVPDVVLNRFILSIDNMDTRMDIIFTWALSRDRPKGKELVKYENTVDPLFLPDPSEVVQVLNGSSNSFRINNSYARYFRVTGSGDVRPFETEETVVADLIIHRGSPEWWSFHDISSLDVNGCGGLAGPMAVIVSEETPQGLLGDTLSKFSIWGLYITFVLAVGRFIRLQCSDLRMRIPYENLPSCDRLIAICEDIYAARAEGELGIEEVLYWTLIKIYRSPHMLLEYTKID, encoded by the exons ATGAAACCTGGATTCATCCATGCTGTATATA TTATATTCTTtttggtataccttttgagccACAACATCAGCAAGAAGATACGCCAATCCCTGGTTCTTCTTTGTGAAGCTCATTTTGCAATATTGTACATCCTTCAGCTTAATCTTGTCTTGgatttcttagagagagaaggctcTTTGAGCATGGAAATTATTACTCAGTTAG GTCTCCTTGAACGTGATAGTTCCTGGGACTTCTTGGAAATGGCTTTGCTTGCATGCTTATGTGCAGTTCATAACCATGGTTCTGAAATGCTATTTTCATTCTCAGCAATAGTAGAGCATGCCCCTTTCCTTCCGGTTGGATTTGGCATCCTGAAAGCTGGCCTGAATAAATCAGTTCTTTTGTCAGTTTATGCCTCACCAGCAATTAGAGACAGTCATAGCGACAGTTCTTATG AGAGAAAGATAGCTTCATATCTCAGTGCTATAGGGCAGAAATTTTTGTCCGTTTATAGGTCATTTGGGACCTACATTGCTTTTTTGACTATCCTTGTTACGGTATATCTTGTGAGACCAAATTATGTATCGTTTGGATACATTTTCCTTCTCCTATTCTGGATCACCGGAAGACAACTGGTTGAGAAGACAAAACGACGCCTATGGTGTCCGCTGAAAGCATATGCAATTGTGGTTTTTATCTTCATCTATATCTTGAGTATATTTCCCAGCTTTGAGAAGTGGCTGTCTGGGAAGATTAATCTTTCAGACTTGGGTTATGATACAGAAGCTTCATTGTGGGAAAATGTCTGGGAATCTCTGGCAATCATGATAGTGATGCAACTTTATAGTTATGAGAGGAGGCAAAGCAGGTATACTAGTATGGATTACCCTGATCCACTGCAATATGGTGTAATTGGGTTTATCAAGCGACTTCTGATTTGGCACAGTCAAAAGATTTTGTTTGTTGCTTTATTCTATGCGGCTTTATCTCCGATTAGTGCATTTGGGTTCATTTATCTTCTTGGCATCGTTATCTGTTCGAATTTACCCAAAGTTTCTCGGTTTCCATCCAAATCATTCTTGATCTTCACTGGATTTCTTGTGGTCACTGAATATCTGTTTCAGATGTTTGGTAAACAGGCTAAGATGTTTCCTGACCAGAAACACTATTATGTCTCCCTTCTTCTGGGTTTCCGGGTGTTTGAGCTTGGGTTTTGGGGTCTAGAAGCAGGCTTGAGGGGGAAAGTTCTGGTGATTGCTGCATGCACTCTTCAATACAATGTCTTCCATTGGTTGGAGAAGGTCCCAAGTACTGTTCGAAATTCCGAAACTTGGGAAGAACCTTGCCCCTTGTTCATTGCCGAAGAAGATACCTTGCCAGTAGTTTCCATTTCTAATGGGGAAGCAGGCATCCTACCAGATTCTAGTGCATTATCTGCAAACAGAAGGGGGGCGACTAGCAATTCATGGCCATCTTTCAATTCTGGTTCCTCTGACGCAGGTGTCTCCCATGATAGCAACACAAGGAAATATTCCTTTGGGAATATATGGGGTAGCTCTATGGAGAGCCACAAGTGGAATAAGAAGCGGATTCATGCCTTGAAGAAGGAGAGATTTGAAACACAGGTGGCTACcttgaaaatatatttgaagTATTGGATGGAGAATACCTTCAACCTCTTTGGCCTGGAGATAAACATGATTGCGTTGCTCCTTGCCAGTTTTGCTTTGTTGAATGTTGCTTCTATGGTGTATATTGCATCACTATTTGCTTGCATTCTTTTGGACCGGCGTATAATACGTAAATTCTGGCCGTTATTCGTCTTCTTGTTTGCATCCATTCTTATTCTTGAATACTTTGCTCTCTGGAAGACTGTTGTGCAATTGGAGCAGGATTCCCCAAATGAGCCTAATGTGTGTTGCCATGATTGTTGGAAAAGCTCAATCCTATACTTCAATTACTGCACAAACTGTTGGCTGG GACTTACTGTTGATGATCCTCGAGTGCTTATTAGCTATTTTGTAGTCTTCATGCTTGCATGTTTCAAACTTCGTGCTGATCATATTTCTGGATTCTCGCTGTCATTTACATACCGCCAAGTAAAGTCTCAACAGAAGAATGCATTTGTTTGGAGAGATCTTTCTTTTGAGACAAAAAGCATGTGGACTTCTCTCGACTACTTGAGGCTCTACTGTTACTGTCATCTATTGGATCTTGTGCTTGCTCTGATTTTggttacggggacccttgagtATGACATTCTGCACCTTGGTTATCTTGCTTTTGCTCTAGTTTTCTTCCGTATAAGACTCCAAATactaaagaagaagaacaacataTTCAAGTTCCTCCGAGTTTATAACTTTGTTGTCATTGTTCTTTCGCTTGCTTATCAATCTCCCTTTCTGGGGGGTTTCAATGATGAAAAATGTGGCACGATTGACTATATCTATGAGGTGATtggattttacaaatatgactACGGTTTTAGGATTACTTCCAGATCTGCTATTGTTGAGATAATTATCTTTGTGCTTGTGTCATTGCAATCATACATGTTTGCTTCCCGGGAGTTTGATTATGTGTTCCGATACCTGGAGGCAGAGCAAATTGGTGCCATTGTACGAGAACAAGAGAAGCAAGCTGCATGGAAGAAGGCACAGTTACAGCATATTCGTGAATCTGAGGAAAAGAAATGCCAACGCAACTTACAAGTGGAAAAGATGAAATCTGAGATGCTCAACCTTCAAATCCAGCTTAATGGCATAAACTCCACTGCTACTTGGGGTGACACTTCTCCAAATAGTGAAGGGCTAAGAAGGAGGGGCagtatttctctttattttagtAGAGATGAACAGACCCGTGGAAAAAAGGAAGATATACTGACAAAAGAGGAGCTGAATAAAGATGCAGATATGGTATTTCCATTAGAACTGCATGAATCTCCCAAGAGTGTGAAAACAGAGAGTCCAGGGACAGTGGAGTCTAGAAACCATTTAGTGGAATCACCTCATTGTGAAATCATTGAGCTTGAAGAGGATACTGCTGATATTGGGTCAATTAATCCTGAAATTGAAATTAAGCGTAAAGGCCATGCGAAGGACAATCCTATAATTTCTGCAGTACAGCTCCTAGGTGATGGTGTTTCCCAAGTTCAGTCTTACGGAAATCAGGCGGTCACTAATCTTGTGAGTTTTTTGAACATTGCGGAGGATGAATCAGATACAAATGAACACTCTTTGGGAGAGGATGGGGTACATGATGACAAAGGAAATCAAGAAAGGAGGCAGTCATTGGATCGTTCTTCTTCTCTTCAGTCAGACAAGAGCAGATCCATGTCTGATGCCGCAAGTCTGCAAATTGGGAGGATCTTCCATCATATATGGTCCCAAATGCGCTCCAACAATGATGTAGTGTGTTATTGTTCCTTTGTTCTTGTCTTCCTATGGAATTTCAGTTTGCTTTCAATGGCATATCTTGCGGCTTTGTTCTTGTATGCTTTATGCGTAAATACAGGTCCGAGTTACATCTTCTGGGTTATTATGTTAATCTACACAGAGTTGTATATCTTGCTTCAGTATCTGTACCAAGTTATCATCCAACATTGTGGGGCGGAAATCCAGTCAATCCTTCTTAATGAGTTGGGCTTTCCTCGCAATAAGATCACAACATCATTTGTTATCAACACGTTGCCTCTGTTTCTAGTGTACTTGTTTACACTCTTACAGAGCTCTATAACTGCAAAAGATGGTGAATGGATTTCCACAATGGAATATGATTTTGGTAGGAGGAGAGTTCACTTCCAGCAAGAGGCTCTTTTGGGTACTAACTGGAGTGAGAGGGCATGGAAGCTGCTCGAACTGGTGGGAAATTTGGCAAAAGTGATAGTTAGTAGCTTCTCTGTCTACTGGAGATCACTAACGCAAGGAGCAGAATCTCCTCCTTACTTTGTCCAGTTGTCTTTGGATGTCCATCTATGGCCAGAGGATGGGATTCAACCGGAGAGGATTGAGTCTGCAGTAAATCAAATCCTTAGAATTGTTCATGACGAGAGATGCAAAGAAAAAGATCCTAATGTTTGTCATTCTTCTAGCAGGGTTCATGTTCAAAGCATTGAAAGAAGTACCGAAAGCTCAAATGTCGCCTTGGCTGTGTTTGAGGTGGTTTATGCATCCCCATTAGAAGAATGTAAACCAGTTGAATGGTATAAGTCGCTAACTCCAGCAGCTGATGTGGCAAAGGAGATTCTTCATGCACAACGTGCAGGTATGGTTGAAGAAGTTGGTTTCCCATATCCTATAGTCTCTGTAATTGGAGGGGGTAAAAGAGAACTGGATCTATATGCCTACATATTTGGGGCAGATTTGGTTGTTTTCTTTCTGGTTGCCATTTTCTACCAATCCGTCATAGAAAACAAAAGTGAATTCCTTGAAGTTTACCAGCTTGAAGATCAATTTCCTAAGGAgtttgtatttgttttgatG GTTATCTTCTTCTTGATTGTGCTCGATCGCATTATCTACCTCTGCTCATTTGCCACAGGAAAAGTCATCTTTTATCTTTTCAACCTTATCATCTTTACCTATTCTGTAACGGAGTATGCTTGGAATATGCAACCTTCACATCGACAAGCCGGTGGATTAGCGCTCCGTGCTATATATTTGACAAAATCAGTTTCTCTGGCACTGCAAGCCATACAGATCAAATACGGGGTTCCTCATAAAAGCACTCTCTATCGGCAGTTCTTGACCAGTGAAGTTTCAAGAGTTAATTATTTAGGGTACCGTCTGTATCGCGCTCTTCCATTCCTTTATGAATTGCGATGTGTACTTGATTGGTCATGCACAACCACAAGTTTGACTATGTATGACTGGCTGAAG TTGGAAGACATAAATGCAAGTTTGTACCTTGTGAAATGTGACGCAATCTTGAACAGAGCCAGACACAAACAAGGAGAGAAGCAGTCGAAAATGACTAAATTCTGCAGTGGAATATGTTTGTTCTTCGTATTGAtctgcatcatctgggctcctATGCTG ATGTACAGCAGTGGTAACCCTACTAACATTGCTAACCCCATCAAGGATGCCAGTGTTCAGCTTGATATTAAGACAGCAGGTGGAAGGTTGACCTTGTTCCAGACAACATTATGTGAAAAAATTTCATGGGACACGCTCAACAAAGTTGCTAACCTTGATCCGCATGGTTATCTGGCACTATATGACAAGAGCGATATCCAATTAATATGTTGCCAACCCGATGCTAGTACTTCGTGGCTTGTCCCTGATGTGGTACTTAACAGATTTATCCTCTCTATTGATAATATGGACACGAGAATGGATATCATTTTCACTTGGGCACTATCAAGAGACAGACCAAAAGGCAAGGAACTCGTGAAATATGAAAATACTGTTGATCCTTTATTTCTTCCAGACCCCTCTGAAGTTGTACAAGTTCTCAACGGCTCTTCCAACAGCTTCAGGATAAATAATTCTTATGCAAGATACTTTCGGGTTACTGGTTCTGGTGATGTCAGACCTTTTGAAACAGAG GAAACTGTGGTTGCAGATCTCATTATACATCGTGGAAGTCCCGAGTGGTGGTCCTTCCATGATATCAGTTCACTGGATGTAAATGGATGTGGAGGCTTGGCAGGGCCAATGGCCGTCATTGTATCCGAGGAAACGCCTC AGGGTCTTCTCGGGGACACTCTAAGCAAATTCAGCATCTGGGGCCTCTACATTACTTTTGTACTTGCAGTAGGTCGGTTTATCAGACTTCAGTGCTCTGACCTAAGGATGAGAATCCCATATGAGAACCTTCCTTCTTGTGACAG GTTAATTGCCATTTGCGAGGATATATATGCTGCAAGAGCAGAGGGTGAGCTCGGAATTGAGGAGGTCCTCTACTGGACACTCATAAAAATCTACAGGTCACCACACATGTTGCTTGAGTATACCAAAATCGACTAG